In Ruegeria sp. YS9, the genomic window AATTTTGGCACGCAACAGGATTTTACCGGCGAGGGGCTGGGAGACCTGAATGGGCACGGGACCCATTGCGCGGGCGTTGTTGCCAGCAATGGCGCGACGTTCCGTGGTGTCGCCACGGGGGCGGTCATTCACGATTACAAGCTTTTGAACCAATTCGGCAGCGGCAACGCTCCCAACTGCGTTGCGGCAATTCAACAGGCCGTGGCGGACGGGATGGATGTTCTTTCCAATTCTTGGGGCTTTTCCCACAGAAACGGCAATTGGGTCGATCCGGACGGGACATGCGTTTTATGTGTCGCCGCTGATGCGGCTTCGACCGCCGGGGTGACCTTCGTGGTGGCCGCGGGCAACGAGGGCAATGACAGTTGCGGCACCTATGACACGCGCATTCGCTGTCCGGGTATTGCGCAGAGCGTGATTACCGTCGGGGCAAGCGATGATAGTGACAACATGGCCGGCTTCTCCAGTCCCGGACCAACGCCGGATGGGCGCGACAAACCGGATGTCACCGCCCCCGGCGTGGATATCGTGGCATCGCGATCGGCGACCGGCAATGACATGAATGGCGGCGCGACGGTGATAGATCCGCTTCATCTCGAGGCCAGCGGCACCTCGATGGCGTGCCCTCATGTCGCCGGGGTCGCGGCGCTGATGTTGCAGCGAAACCCGACACTGCTGCCGGCTGACATCAAGGCAGTTCTCATGGCCACCGCCGTCGATATCGGCGCACCGACCACGCAGCAGGGTGCCGGGCGTGTGGATGCTCGGGCGGCGGTCGGCTCGGTCTGATTTGGATATTTTGGAACGGAGGATACGAACGTGGCAGACTATGAACAGCGGATGCAGCCGGAAGAGGGTGCAAAGGCAGTCGAAAAACTGGCCGAAGATGCTTTGGCGGGTTTCAAGGCGGACGCCAAGAAGGAATATGCTGAACTGGTCAAGCAGTACGAGGGCGCCAGTGCAACGGTTGGTGTTTTTGGTATGGGGTCGGTCGAAGTTTCGGTGATGAGCGGTGAAGTTCACATCAACCCGAACCAAAAACACAAAGGGAAGGGCCGGGGCGTCGGCGCGATCTCACCGGAAGCACTTGTAGCCATTTCCGAAGGCAGGATGACCGTAATGGACGCCTTCCACCGTGGAGAAATTGTTGTTCGCGCCGAGTCCGCAGCGTTGCACGAAGGCTATGACAGTTTCATCAGGAACTCCGAAGCGGCGCTCAGGTCGAAGCGTTTGCAGAAGACGCTGGCGCAGTTCCGCAAGATCGCGGATGTCTGACTGGTTGCAAGACGAACAGGTCCGGGCCACGATACCCCAGGTTGAAGCATCCATGTTGGATGCCGTCGCCTCGGACCAGCCGGGGTTCGAAGAGATTGCACACTGGCTTATCGGCGCTGGCGGGAAACGGTTGCGGCCAATTCTTCTGCTGCTTACAGCACGACGCCTCACCGACACAGAAGGCCGCAAACGCGCAATTCAGGCGGCGGCGGCTGTCGAAATGATCCATGTGGCGTCGCTCTATCATGACGATGTCATGGACCGGGCCGAACTTCGGCGTGGAGCGGAAAGCGTGAACCGTCGCTGGTCTTCACCCATCGCCAGCTTCGCCGGAACATTCATTCTGGCCCGTGCAATAAACCTGTTGGATTCCGTCAGCCCCACGGCCTCCGAGCTGGCCGGCAAACACTGTGCCGCGCTGTGTCTTGGGCAATTGCGCGAAGCAGAAAACGCCTACAACGCCGATTGGACCATTGAAGAGCATCTTGAAATGCTTGAGGGCAAGACAGCCGAACTGTTTGTCCTCGCCGCATCGCTGGGGGCGATGTTGGCTGACGTAAGTGATCAGGATCGAGACGCACTGATCACCTATTCAAAGTGCCTTGGCCTTGCGTTTCAGCTTCGCGACGATGTTCTGGACTACATTGCAAGCAGTGCGGAACTTGGGAAAGGGTCCGCCTCTGATCTGCGTGAAGGGGCGTATACGATGCCGGTGCTCCTGTGCCTGGGTCAGAACGGTCAGGCCGCCGATGAATTGCGGGCTAGGTTGAGGCTGGCCGACATGCAGGATGCGGATATTTCGCGTGCTGTAGAGATCATTCGCAATTCGGGCGCGGTCGAAGCTACGGAACAGTTGGCGCGGCACAAATCTGAAGCGGCCGTCAAGGTCATTGCCGGGCTTGACGATCATGTGCTGCGCGACTCGCTGGCAAACCTCGCCCGGCTTTCTGTCGAAAGGCGGGCCTGACATGGACGGCTACGGCCCTTTTGCCGACGATCTGCCGCTTGCGACGCCCAAGGAGGCCGCGGCCGAGACTTGGGACGCCATCATTGTCGGTGCGGGGCCCGGCGGCAGCGCTGCCGCCATCGAACTGGCACGCAGAGGTCGAAAGGTCATTCTGGTCGACCGTGAGGATTTCCCTCGGGACAAAAGCTGTGGAGACGGAATCACCCGGTCCGGCATCTCTCAGTTGAAACGCCTCGGCATTCTGTCCGCGCTAACCGATCAGCAGGAGGTCGAAGGTGTGCGCGTCCATATGCGCAACAGGGGCCACCGGGATTTTCGATACGAGGGCGAAGACGACTATGGGCTGGTTGTGCCCCGTTTGATACTGGATGACTGTCTTTTGCGTCAGGCCCGTGCGGAAGGTGCAGCTTTCTTGCCGAAATGCCGCGCCGACGATCTGGTAACGGATGAAAGCGGGACTGTCACAGGCGTCAGTGCGCACATGCAGGATGGCACGACAATGGTTCTGACCGGGTATACGGTCATCGCCGCAGACGGTGCCGCGTCTCGATTGGCGAAAGCGGCGGGATTGCGGGAAACACCCGAGCAAGGCTACGGCACGGCGCTTCGCGGTTATGTCGATGGCTGCGGTGATACTCCGCCACTGCTCGAAATAATGCTGCCGTTGACTGATGTTACGGACCGGTATTTGTTGCCTTCCTATGGCTGGGCGTTCCCAACGGGGAAGGGAACTGCAAATGTCGGTGTCGGACTGTTCTGTCGGGCGTTTGACACCAATGTCAGGACCCTTTTCGATCAATTTCTGGACGTGCTCCGCAAGGATTATCCAGAATATTCGGGCATTCAATTGTCCGGTATGACCTTGGGGGCACCGCTGAGGTTCGATTTCGCACCGGAACGTGCCGCCAACTCGGGTCTGTTGCTGGTTGGGGACGCCGCCGGTCTTATCAGCCCGTTTACAGGCGAAGGAATCAGCTTTGCGCTGGAATCCGGTGCGCTTGCGGCGCAAACCACTGATCGGTGCCTCCGCACCGGGGCAGGCCCCTGGGTGGCAGCGGAAGACTATGCGCTTCTGCTGGGGGATCGCTTTGCCGGGTACTTCACGCTCGGGAACCGCGCAAGCCGCCGATACGAGTTCATCTGGCGCGTGTTGGACGATACGTTCGAAAGCGAAAAGCCGGTTCACAACATGCTGCGCCGTGCCGTTTTGGTGCCTGAAGGCACTGGCGGTGATGTGGAAAGCGCCATGTTGGATGACGTATCGCCCCTTGTGCGAGTGCCCGAGATGCCGCTTGGGGACGACCTGCGCGATGTGGGCGCACGCCTCAATCACATCGTGCGCACCGATTGGCCGTTTCTGACGCGCATGTCCTTCGCGGGCAAGCGGGCTGACATGGTTGCCTTTCGACCTTCGCTGTTGCTTTTGCTGACGTCCTATCTGGGTGATGTCGAGGCAAAAAGACGTCGTGCCGCGGCCACGGCGCTGGAACTCGCGTATTTGGGATTTCTTGCCCAAAGCGGCATTCGGGGGATCGAGGCTGCGGCAGCAACAGCCGACGCCAAGGCCAACTGGGGCGACAAGCTTGGGATACTGACAGGCGACTACTTGTTGGCGAAAGCACACGAAGTCGGCGCACGGGACTGCCCGGATCTGGTGCCATCAATTCTGAGCGCCATGGCCTCGGCATGTGAAGGCCGAGTGTCCGAGCTTCGGACCGCATGGCAACCGGATCTGGCGGTCGAAATGCGCATCGCGCAGATGCGGCAATGTATGGCTGCATTTTTTCGACTGCCTTGCGAACTCGGTGCGATGCTTGCCGAACAAAACGATCTGTCAGCCGCCCTTCGCGATTATGGCGAAAATCTTGGCCTGGCTTACCTGCTGACCGAGGATGAACTTGCCCTGGACCGCCCTGCGGGCAGCACACCTTTTGCGTCAGACCTTTCCAGCGGGCTATTCAGCGTGCCTGTTCTTGAGGCGGCCCAGCGGCAAACGGGGGGCGCGGCAGCCCGTGCTTTCCTCAGTCACCGCGACCCCGCGCGGTTTTTGGCAGAGCTTTCCCCGGCCACGCGCCATATCACGCGCCATATCAAGAGGCAGCAATTGCCTGAAGAATACCGCGATCAGGCAATCGCAGCGCTCAGCCCCGTGCCACGGGGCGGCGTGGCAAAATCGCTTTCGGCGCTCGCAGGCTACGCGGTCAGTCGGCAGGTTCCGAAACGCCGCGTGCTGTAAAGGTGAGATGCAGGTTCCGAGGTGTCCCGTCTTGGTCCGAAGCGCGATCCAGTCCTTGTTGGGCACTTCATTCGGGGGGGCGAGGTATCCGTCGATTGCACACACTTCAGAGGGGCAGTTCAGGTCCTGTTCTGGTGCCGTTTGAATTCCGCCTGTGACGATTTCCAGCCGTGGTACAATTTGGTTCGATAGTGCCGACACAGCGCCTCAAGGATAACCGCCTCTTCTGCGGCAGTTCCCCAGTGAAGGATCCGGTTGATGGACATATGAGCGAGGCTTCCCAGAATGTCGGCCAAGCTGCTTCCCAACCGGCCATCCTGTTCTTCTCGTTGGAGACGTCCGAGATCCGGATGAAGCCTGGCCGCACGTGCGTTCCAGCGCGATGGCCGCGAATGAATGCCCTTGCCCACACCAAGTTCACTCAGAACAACGCACGCACTTTTCCATTCCTTTCCAGTGGCCCGCCGCGCAATCCGGCGCGACGCCGGGCCGCCGCCGTAGTATTGTGAACAGCGCTCGGAGATCGCCAGCCGAACACCTGTGGGCAGTTCCAAATCCTCAAACATGGCATCGATACTGGCGACTGACGCCATCCATCGCCGGGATCGGCTGATCTTCGGATCGTTGAGCACGTCAAGCGCAGCGATCGAGTCGGCGCCGAATATCCTCTCGCAGGCGCCGAGCCCCAGTTCGGGGCTCAGCACCACGCGGTTGAAGGCCTTTGCGTTTCTGACCAGCGCGTTCATCGCCGGTCTGGGTGGGGCGTTCTATGTCCATTACCTGGGCTCGCTTGCACCGCGGGCCCTGTTCGACATCAACTTTCTCTTCACCATCATAGTTGCGGCATTGCTGGGCGGAACATCGACCATCATCGGCCCCATGATCGGTGCGTTCTTCATGACGTTCCTTCTGGAATACCTGCGTCCCGTGCTTCCCGGGGCTGAACGGTATTTCGTCTACGGTGCTTTCGCACTGCTTCTCTACATGTATCAGCCAAAGGGATTGGTTGAACTTGCTCAACGCGGCTTTCAACGGCTACGGAAAGGGGGGCTGACATGACCGTTGCGCTGAAAGTTTCCGGTCTTGTCAAACGGTTTGGCGGGCTGGTGGCCACGAACGATCTGTCCTTTTCCCTGCAAGAAGGAGAGTCGCTGGGCCTGATCGGTCCGAATGGCGCGGGAAAGACGACGGTATTCAGCCAGATCATGGGCGAACTGCGGCAGAACAGCGGTACGATCGAGCTGTTCGGCAATGAGATTTCGGCGCTGTCGACGCCTCAGCGTATCCGGGCCGGGGTCAGTAGAACCTATCAGATACCTCGGCCGTTCGGCGACATGAGTGTTGCAGAAAACATCAGGGTGGGCCTGATGCCGGACGACATCTGGCGCATGATCGTTTCGCCGCCGGATACGGATAGGGAAAAAGAGCTTGCGCTGAGTGTCGGGTTCACGGAAGCGGATCTGAGCCGCTCCCCCGCCGAACTGGCAATGGGTGATCTGCGCAAGCTCGAAATGGCCCGAACCATGGCCACGGCACCGCGAGTCATGTTGCTGGACGAGGTGTTTGCAGGTTTGACAGTCGGTGAAATCGCGCAGATTTCCGATCTCATACAATCCATGCGCAAGGACGGGATGACCTTTTTGATCGTCAGCCATGATTTGCCGGCGCTGGAACCGCTGATCGACCGCGCCATCGCCATCGAGCGGGGCACCATGATTGCCGAAGGCGCGTTCAGCGACGTGATGAACGACACGGCCGTTCAGGCCTCGTATCTGGGGAGCGTCTGATGTCCTATCTGGAAATCGAGAACCTGTCCGCGTTTTACGGCAAGGCCCAGGCGTTGACCGATATTTCGATCACGGTGCAGCCCGGTGAGATTGTCGCCGTGGTCGGCCCGAACGGTGCAGGTAAATCCACCTTGTTGGACAGCATCATGGGCCTTGTGAAAATCGAAGGCGACATCCGCTTGCGCGGGCACAGCCTTGCCGGTCGAAGCCCTTCGGAAATCGTGCGTCACGGGGTGGGCTATGCGCCCGAGCGGTTCAACCTGTTTCCCTATATGTCGGTGCGCGACAACCTGATGGTGGGGGCCTTCACCGCACGAGACGACATCGAAAACAACCTTGAGATGGTGCACAGTCTTTTCCCGCGTCTGCAAGAACGGGAAGGGCAGGAGACGTCGACCCAATCCGGCGGGGAAAGGCAGATGGTGTCTTTTGGCAGGGCCTTGATGACCAGCCCGGAACTGCTGCTTGTCGATGAGCCGACGATCGGTCTTGCCCCGAAGATCTGTCACGAGATTGCCGAAGTCGTCCGTCAGCTGAACAAAGAATACGGGCTGACCGTCGTCATCACGGAACAGAATGCCAATTTTGCCCTGTCACTTGCCAGCCGCATCTATGTGCTGGAGTCCGGGCGGATGCAGACGTCGGGCACGTCTGACGAACTGAGAAATGACAAACGCTTGCTCGAGGCCTATTTCGGCGGCCATTGAGTGGCGTGGTTGGCAAGCCGGGCGGGTGCTGTCCGGCCATTCGATGGCGGGTGATTTCAGTTTCAGCCAAGTGCGGCCAGAACCTCGGCGCTCACGTCGATGCCATGGGCCTCGGCGGCTGCCCGTTTTGCAAGGCGACCGTCCCCCGGAACCCGCGCAGACCCGTTGCCGGAAATCTCGGCGCAGATGCGGGCGACATATTCGTTGAAGGCCGCGTTGCCGAACCGGGTGGGGTCGATGGCAATCAGGGTCGCACCACCTTTGATATTCAGGGCGCCGAAGGTTTCGCGCTCTTTGTTGTCCACGGACAGGGTCCCACCGGCCAGTGCTGCGCCCAACACCTCAACCATGAAGGCGATCGCGGCCCCCTTATGCTCTCCGAACGGCAACAGGCTGCGGGTTTCAAGGATGGCATTCGGGTCTGTTGAGGGCTGGCCTTGGGGATCAAGGCCGGCAGGGCGGGGCAGGTCGTGTCCCTCAGCAGCGGCCATGCGGATATCCATGAGGGCCACCATGGACGAGGCCTGATCCCAGACCACGGGCGCGTCGCCGTCACGCGGGCAGGCAAAAGACATGGGGTTGGTGCCAAAAACCGGGCGAACCCCACCTTGCGGAACCACCATGGACAACGAGTTGATCACGGCAAAGGCCGCCAAGCCGGCTTCGGCCAAAGGTTCGGTGTCAAACCGTAACGCACCTAGATGGTGGCAGTTCGCACAGGTGAACGCGGCAATCCCGTTTTCCCGGGCCATCGCGATCAGATCCTCGCGGGCTGCTGCCGCTGCAACCTGATAATACCCGTTGTCGGCGTCACAGCGCAAAACGCCCGGGGCAACCTTTTCGGTTTTGGGCTTCGCGTGCCCGTTGGCATAGCCGGACGTGAAGCTTTGGACATAGACCGGCAACATGCGCAACCCGTGGCTGCGCGGGCCGTCCCGTTCAGACCGGGTGACGATATCGGCAAGTACATCACTGCTGCGCGTGTCCGCTCCGGCAGAAACAAGAACCGATTTGGCCAAGTCCCGAACTTCGGCAAGTGAAAGCGTTTTTGTCGGTTGTTCGGTCATCCGTTCGAGTCCAGTCTTTCTGTTTTCGCACTCAAGCGCGCGGGCGTGTGTTTGCGGGATCAACAGCACATGTGTCGATGACCACGGCGTCGCGCATCTCATTGTGGACCAGCACCTGCATTTTCGTTCCGGGCGCCGTCATGTTCTGTGGCACTAGTGCCATCGCAATGTCGTGGTTGCAATAATAAGAGAACCCGCCCGAGGTGACACGGCCGATCAGCTTGCCCTGAGCATAGACGCCCTCGTCAAACATTACCGATGTTTCGCCAAAGGGCAGTTTCAGCGTGACCAACCGCCGGTACGCACCTTCCTTTTTCTGTTTCAAAAGAGCGGCCTTGCCTATGAAGTCGCGACCATCAGTTACCACGAACCGATCAAGGCCGGCCTCGTATGGCGTCATGTCCTTGCAAATCTCGCGATTGATGGCGCGATAGGATTTTTCAAGACGCATGGATTCCAGTGCCTCTAGCCCGAAAGGTTTCACACCGGCCTTCAGTAGCAGGTCGACAAGATGGCGGTTGTAACCGACCGGGTGATGCAATTCCCACCCCAGCTCGCCGGTATAGGACACGCGAAGCAGATGAACGCCCTTGGCGTATCCGACTTCACCCATTTGCGCAGAAAGCCACGGGAAGGTTTCGTTCGACAGATCATTGTCGGTCAATGGTTGCAGGATCTCTCGTGCCTTGGGGCCAGCCAGAGCAATCACGCCCAATTGTTCTGAAACATCTTCAAGAAGGACAGAGCTGTCATTGGGCAGCAAACGTCGCAGTTGATCCCAGTTGTAGGCGCGCCAGTTCGGGGTGGAAACCAGGTAAAAATCATTATCGGCATAGCGGACGACCGTATATTCCGCATCCATGCCGCCCTTTGGGTTCAACAAAAGCGACAGGGTCATTCGCCGCACTTTGGGCAGCCTGTTCGCCATGAGGCCATCCAGCCATTCGGCGGCCCCCGGTCCGCGCAGGGTGAACTTGGTCATCGGCGACATCTCGATGAAACCGGCCACGTCACGGGTGGTGCGCACCTCTTCCTGAACGCGTTCCATGTGGTTGGTGCGACGGAAGGAATGTTCCGGAACAGCGTCCTCGCGCGATTTGGCAAACCAGCGCGGAAACTCACATCCGTTGAAGCTGGTCCAGACGGCACCATGCGCGCTCAGCAAGTCATAGGACCCCATCGTTTTCATCGGGCGCGCGTCGGGAAAGTCCTCTCCGGGAATGTGCGCGTTCATGTGGGTCCCCCACGTTTCGCGCACCTTGTCCATGGTCCACCGCTTGGACGCGTAATCCGAAAAACGGCGCGGGTCGAGTTCGGACATGTCCATGCCCGGATCCCCATCGACAATCCAGCGGGCCAGGCGTTCACCAACAGTGCCACCCCACAATATGCCGCCGGGCATGCCTTCGGCCAGCCACAGGTTTTCATGCCCCGGTGCGGGTCCCGCAAGCGGCAACTCGTCCGGTGTCATCTGGAACGGACCTCGGGTGTTGGCCTTGATACCCACCTCACCAAGTGTTGGAACCCGCTCGATGGCACGCTCCCACTGCGTTTGGACCGCGTCGAAATCTTCGGGCAAGAGGTCGGCGCCAAAGTCAGGCGGCACGTGATCTTCGGCGAATAGCTTGAGGTCTTTGGTGAACTCATAAGGGCCGAACTGAATGCCGCCCACATCTTCGCGCAGATAGGCGCCGTAATCTTCATCCCGCAGGATCGGGAACTCGGGCAACCCTTGTGCACGGCGTTCTTTCAGCAGCGGAACGGTGTCCGTTGTCCAGTATTGGTGAACGATTGGAATGCAAGGCAGATCCAGGCCAACACGGCGCGCGTTTTCGCGGGCATAGTTTCCGGTCGCGAAGACAAGATGTTCGCAAGTGATCTCACCCTGATTGGTTGTCACCTTCCAATGACCGTTTTCCAGTTTTTCATAAGCCGCCGCTTCGGTGTTCTGAAACACTTTGGCGCCTTTCTCGCGCGCCAGCCTGGCCATTGCCATGGTGATGTCGGCCGGGTTCACATAGCCGTCCTCGGTATGCAGGATGCCACCGCGAATATGTTCCGATTGGTTGAGCAGAGGGTGCAGTTCGGCGATTTCCTCTGGTGTCAGCAGTTTGCAGGGTACACCGGCAGCTTCGGCAATCGAGACATAGGACAGGAACTCGTCCCAGCGTTCCTGCGTATTGGCGACGCGCAACTGACCCACCTGGCGCAGCCCGACCGAAGCGCCGATCTTCTTTTCGACTTCGGAATAGATGCGGATGGTCTCCATCGTCATCTTCGAAACGTTGTGGGACCGCACAAAGGTGACCAGCAGACCTGCCGCACGCCAGGTGGAACCGGAGGTCAACGTGGTTCTCTCAAGCATGACCGCATCGGTGCAGCCGTGCTGCGTCAATCCATAAAGAACCGAAGCCCCGACGCATCCGCCGCCAACGACGACAACCTTGGCATGTGACTGCATTCGCTGAATTCCTTCTTGCGACTGATTTCGTTTTCAGACGGACCGTCAGCATGAAATCAGTAAACCCAGAACTGCTTGAACTGTTCACGTGAAGTCAGCGTCAGACAATTCGAAAAATTTTCGGGCCCAGCTTAGTTGAATTAAACCTTGGTCGTGTGTGCTGATGATTCCACGCGTTCTGTGAGGGTTTTCATAAAATTAAGTGCCATCTCTTGCTTGGCCTTGTTATGTTAGCGCAAACTGTGCTGATAAGGTCTGACATGGGTTCAAAGTGCTTAGTGGCACCATCAGCCTGTGCTGCATTTAGGGGGAAAACGCGTGTATCTCGGTCTGGATTTGGGGACGTCAGGTCTTCGGGGAATTGTGGTCAGCGAAGAGGGTAACGTCGTTGCCGAAGCCGAAGCAGGTGTCGTGACATCCACGCCACGCCCCGGTTGGTCAGAACAAGATCCGTCCGATTGGGTAGAAGCCTGTCAAAACGTCGTTGCCCAATTGCGTGCGTTGAACGGTTCCGCATTTTCCGCGGTGCGTGGCGTCGGTCTGAGCGGCCACATGCATGGTGCCACGTTGCTGGATCGGGATGGCAATGTGCTGAGGCCCTGTATCCTTTGGAACGACACGAGGTCAGCGCAGGAAGCTGCCGAGCTGGATGGTCTGCCATCGATGCGCGCGATCACCGGGAACATCGTTTTTCCGGGTTTCACGGCACCCAAGCTGGAATGGGTGCGCGGGCATGAGCCTGACATGTTTGCGAAGACATCCAAGGTGTTGCTTCCGAAAGATTATCTGCGTTTCTGGCTCACCGGTTCCTATGTCAGCGACATGTCCGACAGCGCCGGTACGGCATGGCTGGACGTTGGAAAACGTGAATGGTCAGACACTGCGCTGGATCAAAGCCATATGCGCCGGGATCAAATGCCAGAGCTGGTTGAAGGCAGTTCGGCAGGCGGAGAACTGCGATCAGAGATCCTTCGGCAATGGGGCCTGACCGGGCCGGTCGTGGTTGCCGGCGGGGCCGGTGACAACGCAGCAGCGGCCTGCGGCATCGGAAGCATCGGTGAGGGCAGCGGATTTCTTTCATTGGGCACGTCGGGTGTGTTGCTTGTCGCAAAGGAAAGCTATGCGCCCGCGCCGGAAACAGCCGTTCATTGTTTTTGCCATGCGGTGCCGGATCGCTGGATTCAAATGGGTGTGATCCTGTCGGCCACCAACAGTCTCAACTGGCTGTCCCGTCACCTCGGTCAACCCGTCGGCACGCTGGCATCGGAACTGCCGGATTCGGTGAAAGGGCCGTCAAAGATCACCTTCCTTCCGTACCTGTCCGGTGAACGGACGCCTCATAACGACAGCGCCATACGCGGAGCATTCCTGGGCCTGGATATTGCATCGGAACCCGCTGATCTGACCCAGTCCGTGATGGAAGGAGTTTCCTTTGCCATGCGCGATTGTTTGGAAGCACTCAAGAGTACGGGCACCAAGCCCGAAAGTCTGCTGGTCGTCGGTGGCGGGGCGCGGTCGCGATTTTGGCAGGAGACACTGGCCACAGTTCTGAACACACCGCTTGCTCTGCCCAAGGGAAGTGAGTTCGGTGCCGCCATCGGCGCGGCCCGTCTTGCTGCCTGTGCTGTGCAGGGCGCCGACCCCGGGGATGTCATGCTTTCCCCGGAAGTCGCTGAGCGTGTCGAACCTCGGGTCGAGCTGTCCAGCGCATATGAGGCGGAATACCAGCGGTATCGCGAGTACTATGCTGCTTTGTCCCCTCTGGCCGCGCGCTGATGGCTGATCCCAAATCCATGCCTGTCGAGCAGGTCCTTCTGGAAGACGGCAACATGTCCGTTTCCCTGTTGAATTATGGCGCAATCACGCAAGGATGGTGGCTTGGCAAAACGCCTTTGATATTGGGCTACGATAATCCGCAGGATTACCTGTCGGACCCGTTTTACCTCGGCGCGATAGTTGGGCGAGTGGCCAACCGCATCGGCGGGGCGCAGTTTGCATTGCAAGGGCGCGTTCGTCACCTGACAGCAAACGAAGGGCCGACCACGCTGCATGGTGGTCCGGGCGGGCTGTCACGCAAACACTGGGATATCGTGAAAACCGCTCCAAATCAGGCGGTTCTGTCTTTGACTTCGCCTGACGGTGAAGGTGGTTTTCCCGGAGAAGTCGAATTCAAGGTGCATGTCAAACTGACCTATCCGTGCCTGACTTACACGATCACGGCGCGACCGGATCGCCCCACGCCGATCAGCATCGCACAGCACACTTATTACTCTCTGGGCTGTCCAGGGGATATCCTGGGCTGTCGGCTCAGGCTAAGATCGAACCTGGTGCTGGAGTTGGACGCGCGTTCCGTTCCTTCCGGAGATATCTCCGCTGCCGGCGAAAATGTGCCAAATTTCGCGTTGTCCCGCACCGTCGGGGCAGAGGGGCGCGAGCTGGACCATTATTTTGTATTTGAGGAAAGTGGAAACCATGACCATCCGGTCGCAGAGGTCAGGGCACCTTCGGGATTGAGGATGAATGTGTATTCAGATCAACCCGGGGCACAGGTCTATACCGGGGCTCATCTGTCAGGCCGATTTAGCCCGGGTGCGGGGCTGTGTATTGAACCGTCAGGATATCCAAACGCCGTGAATATCCCTGCGTTCCCATCCGTCATCCATACGCCGGACAACCCGTATCGACAAACACTGACACTTGAGATTTCCGAGGGACGATCATGAGATTTCAGATCGCAGCAACTGCCGTGGGCATCTGGATGTCTCTTTCAGTTGCTCAGGCGCAAGACCTTGGTTCGCGCCCTGAATTCATCGAACCTGACCTTTCCAGCGTAGAGTTGGGGCAACTGCTGTTTTATGATCCGATCCTGTCGGGGAACAGGAACATCAGTTGCGCAACCTGTCATCATCCGAAACTGGGAACGTCCGACGGTCTTTCGCTGGGTATCGGCGAAGGTGGGGTCGGCTTGGGGGGAAACCGCAAGCTCACTCAAGACAACAAGCCCGAGCAGCGCATTCCCCGAAACTCACCCGC contains:
- a CDS encoding polyprenyl synthetase family protein, whose protein sequence is MSDWLQDEQVRATIPQVEASMLDAVASDQPGFEEIAHWLIGAGGKRLRPILLLLTARRLTDTEGRKRAIQAAAAVEMIHVASLYHDDVMDRAELRRGAESVNRRWSSPIASFAGTFILARAINLLDSVSPTASELAGKHCAALCLGQLREAENAYNADWTIEEHLEMLEGKTAELFVLAASLGAMLADVSDQDRDALITYSKCLGLAFQLRDDVLDYIASSAELGKGSASDLREGAYTMPVLLCLGQNGQAADELRARLRLADMQDADISRAVEIIRNSGAVEATEQLARHKSEAAVKVIAGLDDHVLRDSLANLARLSVERRA
- a CDS encoding ABC transporter ATP-binding protein encodes the protein MTVALKVSGLVKRFGGLVATNDLSFSLQEGESLGLIGPNGAGKTTVFSQIMGELRQNSGTIELFGNEISALSTPQRIRAGVSRTYQIPRPFGDMSVAENIRVGLMPDDIWRMIVSPPDTDREKELALSVGFTEADLSRSPAELAMGDLRKLEMARTMATAPRVMLLDEVFAGLTVGEIAQISDLIQSMRKDGMTFLIVSHDLPALEPLIDRAIAIERGTMIAEGAFSDVMNDTAVQASYLGSV
- a CDS encoding geranylgeranyl reductase family protein, with protein sequence MDGYGPFADDLPLATPKEAAAETWDAIIVGAGPGGSAAAIELARRGRKVILVDREDFPRDKSCGDGITRSGISQLKRLGILSALTDQQEVEGVRVHMRNRGHRDFRYEGEDDYGLVVPRLILDDCLLRQARAEGAAFLPKCRADDLVTDESGTVTGVSAHMQDGTTMVLTGYTVIAADGAASRLAKAAGLRETPEQGYGTALRGYVDGCGDTPPLLEIMLPLTDVTDRYLLPSYGWAFPTGKGTANVGVGLFCRAFDTNVRTLFDQFLDVLRKDYPEYSGIQLSGMTLGAPLRFDFAPERAANSGLLLVGDAAGLISPFTGEGISFALESGALAAQTTDRCLRTGAGPWVAAEDYALLLGDRFAGYFTLGNRASRRYEFIWRVLDDTFESEKPVHNMLRRAVLVPEGTGGDVESAMLDDVSPLVRVPEMPLGDDLRDVGARLNHIVRTDWPFLTRMSFAGKRADMVAFRPSLLLLLTSYLGDVEAKRRRAAATALELAYLGFLAQSGIRGIEAAAATADAKANWGDKLGILTGDYLLAKAHEVGARDCPDLVPSILSAMASACEGRVSELRTAWQPDLAVEMRIAQMRQCMAAFFRLPCELGAMLAEQNDLSAALRDYGENLGLAYLLTEDELALDRPAGSTPFASDLSSGLFSVPVLEAAQRQTGGAAARAFLSHRDPARFLAELSPATRHITRHIKRQQLPEEYRDQAIAALSPVPRGGVAKSLSALAGYAVSRQVPKRRVL
- a CDS encoding lantibiotic dehydratase C-terminal domain-containing protein — protein: MLNDPKISRSRRWMASVASIDAMFEDLELPTGVRLAISERCSQYYGGGPASRRIARRATGKEWKSACVVLSELGVGKGIHSRPSRWNARAARLHPDLGRLQREEQDGRLGSSLADILGSLAHMSINRILHWGTAAEEAVILEALCRHYRTKLYHGWKSSQAEFKRHQNRT
- a CDS encoding S8 family serine peptidase, translated to MTELSREHVDRFERAERREIEKLRAEFGSESISKMDSIVLRDLLANRKEARLNALLGQTETAQLPRHRVLVLLRSGRTSPDRAPRAFDRRQRRRSIMQHRRHGEDVVGKIAKSFGEREIEVEQTFWLNHSLVVWADDQRLTDIAGRADVLKVAHCKNQILIDLDNSRPLINADVVEASGINGGEVDVAVLDTGVDQTHPELAGNFGTQQDFTGEGLGDLNGHGTHCAGVVASNGATFRGVATGAVIHDYKLLNQFGSGNAPNCVAAIQQAVADGMDVLSNSWGFSHRNGNWVDPDGTCVLCVAADAASTAGVTFVVAAGNEGNDSCGTYDTRIRCPGIAQSVITVGASDDSDNMAGFSSPGPTPDGRDKPDVTAPGVDIVASRSATGNDMNGGATVIDPLHLEASGTSMACPHVAGVAALMLQRNPTLLPADIKAVLMATAVDIGAPTTQQGAGRVDARAAVGSV
- a CDS encoding branched-chain amino acid ABC transporter permease: MASILATDAIHRRDRLIFGSLSTSSAAIESAPNILSQAPSPSSGLSTTRLKAFAFLTSAFIAGLGGAFYVHYLGSLAPRALFDINFLFTIIVAALLGGTSTIIGPMIGAFFMTFLLEYLRPVLPGAERYFVYGAFALLLYMYQPKGLVELAQRGFQRLRKGGLT